In Vibrio bathopelagicus, the following are encoded in one genomic region:
- a CDS encoding sensor domain-containing diguanylate cyclase yields the protein MRNKKSIITLLIISVALSSAVGLYYLQRYQEVKQQSFDYSAKQAVHQLVYAKRDYDLLKTQLVSMMGLLSHSQSLVDFASSPSDQTKDLLEEVWQSVLVNQKWYTQIHLLDITGKELVRVNYSAETGHITLPQELQDKSDSNYFQYAQKLEAEQIGGWGIELETEHGEALFPYMPVIRVFTPVETPDKRVGYLVINLDVWGLSSRLSFSPDNDLRAEVLNEAGYFIASNNSGKLFGDSIPERKGYNLENIAPKAWEAISNDRVGYVFEDGNLFAFNTVMLANNQKVHLLIQLNEKQLLDRAERDLNDLAHEEIIVLFIVLLFAFPFAYLVTHYRRRSLESKLARAALNGMSAVMISDKQHRVMMINNEFENITGYSKKQVIGHNALQLLLENTEQALSSDSIWQHLEQEEVWEGEVLCKNKLRIPFTAIMRVHAVKNSSGKVSYYITSLVDISVRKELEVRLRVLSERDSLSNLWNRRKFEEQLAYYSRLVERYPNEATTCLALVDIDNFKRINDELGHDEGDRVIAGVAKLLQDSLRSTDFVARVGGEEFALLMPHTSLSEAKRVLDRLRIEIELAAGTKVTVSVGFTDLTSNSTRSYKCADVGLYESKSSGRNTVSLCPSHTDVA from the coding sequence ATGAGAAATAAAAAATCAATAATTACATTGCTGATTATCTCTGTCGCACTGTCTTCTGCTGTAGGTCTCTATTACCTACAACGCTATCAAGAAGTGAAACAGCAGAGCTTCGACTACTCGGCTAAACAAGCCGTCCATCAGTTAGTGTATGCCAAACGAGATTATGATCTTCTTAAGACCCAATTAGTTTCCATGATGGGGCTGTTAAGTCACAGTCAAAGCTTGGTTGATTTTGCTTCTTCTCCATCTGACCAAACCAAAGATTTACTTGAAGAGGTTTGGCAGTCTGTCCTCGTGAACCAGAAATGGTATACGCAGATCCACCTGTTAGATATCACGGGTAAAGAGCTGGTTCGCGTAAATTATTCCGCTGAAACAGGCCATATAACGCTACCTCAAGAGCTTCAAGATAAGTCTGACTCTAACTACTTTCAATACGCTCAAAAACTAGAAGCCGAACAGATTGGCGGCTGGGGTATTGAGCTAGAAACAGAGCATGGTGAAGCCCTCTTTCCTTATATGCCGGTAATCCGTGTCTTTACCCCAGTAGAAACCCCTGATAAAAGAGTGGGCTACCTTGTCATCAATCTCGATGTATGGGGCTTATCGTCGCGTCTTAGTTTTTCTCCTGATAACGATCTTAGGGCAGAAGTTCTCAATGAAGCGGGCTACTTCATCGCGAGTAACAACAGCGGTAAGTTATTCGGTGACTCTATTCCTGAAAGAAAGGGTTACAATCTGGAAAATATCGCGCCGAAAGCTTGGGAAGCGATCTCCAATGACAGGGTGGGATACGTTTTTGAGGATGGTAATTTGTTTGCGTTTAACACGGTTATGCTAGCGAACAATCAAAAGGTTCATCTGCTCATTCAACTTAATGAAAAACAGCTTCTTGATCGTGCCGAACGCGATCTCAATGATCTTGCCCATGAAGAGATCATCGTGCTCTTTATTGTTTTACTCTTTGCTTTTCCGTTCGCTTACCTCGTGACTCACTATCGACGACGCAGCTTGGAAAGTAAGTTGGCGCGAGCGGCATTGAATGGCATGTCGGCGGTGATGATCTCTGACAAGCAACATCGTGTCATGATGATCAATAACGAATTTGAAAACATAACGGGCTACAGTAAAAAACAAGTCATTGGACATAATGCCTTACAGCTTCTTCTGGAAAATACCGAGCAAGCACTGTCTAGTGATTCAATCTGGCAACACTTAGAGCAAGAAGAAGTCTGGGAAGGTGAAGTGTTGTGTAAGAACAAACTTCGTATCCCTTTTACTGCAATCATGCGAGTTCATGCGGTCAAAAACAGTTCGGGTAAAGTCAGCTATTATATTACGTCACTGGTCGATATTTCGGTGAGAAAAGAGCTCGAAGTTCGTTTACGTGTTTTAAGCGAGCGAGACTCTTTGAGTAATCTCTGGAACCGTCGCAAGTTTGAAGAACAGCTTGCTTACTATTCTCGTTTGGTTGAGCGTTACCCTAACGAAGCGACGACTTGCTTGGCCTTGGTCGATATTGATAACTTCAAGCGAATCAATGACGAGCTTGGCCATGATGAAGGCGATCGTGTAATTGCTGGTGTGGCTAAGCTTTTGCAAGACAGCCTTCGCAGTACTGACTTTGTTGCTCGTGTTGGGGGAGAGGAGTTCGCATTGTTGATGCCACACACCTCTTTGTCTGAAGCGAAGCGCGTATTGGATCGCTTAAGAATAGAGATAGAGCTTGCTGCGGGGACGAAAGTGACAGTCAGCGTCGGCTTTACGGATTTAACCAGTAACAGTACTCGTTCGTACAAATGTGCCGATGTTGGGCTTTACGAATCTAAATCATCAGGTCGTAATACTGTGTCTCTGTGCCCCAGCCATACTGATGTTGCTTAA